One window of Pseudacidobacterium ailaaui genomic DNA carries:
- a CDS encoding KH domain-containing protein: MTQAQKPDNMQELVTEIAKALVDDPGAVVVEAVEKEEGTVLKLRVAPSDVGKVIGKQGRTARSMRTILGAVSMKHHHRYTLDILEEHKQQAGPGDRSQNGSQAE, encoded by the coding sequence ATGACGCAGGCACAAAAACCAGACAATATGCAGGAATTGGTCACAGAGATCGCGAAGGCTCTGGTGGACGACCCGGGTGCGGTTGTTGTTGAGGCTGTGGAAAAGGAAGAAGGCACGGTGTTGAAGCTCCGTGTTGCTCCTTCCGATGTTGGAAAGGTGATTGGGAAGCAGGGACGCACGGCCCGTTCGATGCGTACGATCCTTGGTGCTGTCAGTATGAAGCACCACCACCGCTACACGCTGGACATCCTTGAAGAGCACAAGCAGCAGGCTGGTCCTGGAGATCGTTCTCAGAATGGCAGCCAGGCCGAGTAG
- the rpsP gene encoding 30S ribosomal protein S16 — MIRLARFGARKQPYYRVVVIEKDRARNGRSVEVVGTYNPRTNPATVDLKRERIDYWTSKGAQLSETVEKLLKTAAA; from the coding sequence ATGATTCGTTTAGCGCGATTTGGCGCTCGCAAGCAGCCCTATTATCGTGTAGTCGTGATTGAGAAGGACCGTGCCCGTAATGGGCGTTCGGTGGAAGTCGTGGGGACCTACAACCCACGGACCAACCCTGCAACCGTGGACCTGAAACGCGAGCGGATTGATTACTGGACCAGCAAAGGCGCACAGCTCTCAGAAACCGTTGAGAAGCTTTTGAAGACCGCCGCAGCCTAA
- a CDS encoding efflux RND transporter periplasmic adaptor subunit, whose product MASLLTACGKPAQSASAAAQGGGPQALPVQTEVVTLQPVPRMDEYVSTIKSRRSATINPRVSGNLVSISVRSGDHVKTGQVMMVIDPVQQEATVQSLKATEQQKLAVYQYNQVEVERQRKLFQEGVTSRDALDQAEQAYRNSKADYEAAVNSRQAGEKELGFYTIRAPFDGVVGDIPVHVGDYVSSSTLLTTVDENRDLEAYIYIPTERAHEVHTGLPVVIADNSGREIERTAIDFVSPQVDDQLQGILAKAPVHSPQLRTEQLVKARVIWSTAPAPVVPVLAVTRIGGQAFVYVVADQGGKYFARQRAVKLGDTVGNSYAVEGGLNQGDKVIISGTQFLVDGAPVQPLG is encoded by the coding sequence ATGGCTTCCCTTCTGACTGCATGCGGCAAGCCTGCCCAGTCCGCCAGTGCGGCAGCACAAGGCGGAGGTCCGCAGGCCCTTCCCGTGCAGACGGAAGTGGTCACGCTCCAGCCGGTGCCGCGTATGGATGAATATGTTTCCACCATCAAATCGCGTCGTTCCGCGACCATCAATCCGCGTGTTTCCGGGAACCTGGTCAGCATCAGCGTGCGTTCTGGCGACCACGTGAAGACCGGGCAGGTGATGATGGTGATTGATCCTGTGCAGCAGGAGGCCACGGTACAGTCGCTGAAGGCCACCGAACAGCAGAAGCTTGCTGTTTACCAGTACAACCAGGTGGAGGTGGAACGCCAGCGCAAGCTTTTTCAGGAAGGCGTGACCAGCCGGGACGCGCTGGACCAGGCAGAGCAGGCATACCGCAATTCCAAGGCCGATTATGAGGCGGCGGTCAATTCGCGTCAGGCCGGGGAGAAGGAACTGGGTTTCTATACCATCCGCGCGCCCTTTGATGGGGTCGTGGGAGACATTCCGGTCCACGTGGGTGATTACGTTTCATCCTCCACGCTCCTCACTACCGTCGATGAAAACCGCGATCTGGAAGCGTATATCTACATTCCCACGGAACGTGCGCATGAGGTACACACAGGGCTGCCTGTAGTGATTGCCGACAACAGCGGAAGAGAAATTGAGCGCACTGCCATTGACTTTGTCTCGCCGCAGGTCGATGACCAGCTTCAGGGAATCCTGGCAAAGGCGCCCGTGCATTCCCCACAGTTGCGTACCGAGCAGCTGGTCAAGGCCCGGGTCATCTGGTCGACTGCGCCTGCTCCGGTCGTGCCGGTGCTTGCGGTGACTCGCATCGGCGGCCAGGCCTTTGTCTATGTGGTTGCCGACCAGGGCGGAAAATATTTCGCCAGGCAGCGTGCCGTAAAACTTGGCGACACTGTCGGCAACAGCTATGCCGTAGAGGGCGGCCTGAACCAGGGGGACAAGGTCATCATCTCAGGAACGCAGTTCCTGGTGGATGGGGCGCCGGTCCAACCCTTGGGATAA
- the rimM gene encoding ribosome maturation factor RimM (Essential for efficient processing of 16S rRNA) encodes MDHRPSWIVVAHIVRPQGRRGEVLADVHTDFPERFGERQTLTLVNAKNEAVRQVMLTAFWLHKGRVVLKFSGIESISDAEALRGLDVAISFEQRAPLEEGSYYISDLIGCEVWHEGRSIGKIVAVDRETTDAPLLVLKPERSLSSMPSRSDEELLVPFAKAYLRNVDIEGKSIEMKLPEGLLEINAENRKSDGRSDRADSFTKIDSR; translated from the coding sequence ATGGACCACCGTCCATCATGGATTGTAGTCGCACACATTGTCCGTCCCCAGGGGCGGCGTGGCGAGGTCCTTGCCGATGTGCATACGGACTTTCCGGAGCGCTTTGGTGAGCGGCAGACGCTGACGCTGGTGAACGCGAAGAATGAAGCGGTGCGTCAGGTGATGTTGACAGCGTTTTGGCTTCATAAGGGGCGGGTGGTCCTGAAGTTTTCGGGAATTGAATCCATCTCTGACGCTGAGGCGTTGCGCGGCCTCGACGTGGCGATTTCCTTTGAGCAGCGCGCTCCTCTGGAAGAGGGTTCTTACTACATTTCTGATCTGATTGGTTGTGAGGTTTGGCACGAGGGCCGGAGCATCGGCAAGATTGTGGCTGTGGACCGTGAAACTACGGATGCGCCATTGCTGGTCCTGAAGCCTGAGAGATCGTTGTCCTCAATGCCGTCGAGGAGCGACGAAGAGCTGCTGGTTCCATTCGCAAAAGCCTATTTGCGCAACGTGGACATCGAAGGCAAGTCCATTGAGATGAAATTGCCAGAAGGTCTGTTGGAGATCAACGCAGAAAACAGGAAATCAGATGGACGGTCTGACCGCGCAGACTCATTTACAAAAATTGATTCAAGATAA
- a CDS encoding efflux RND transporter permease subunit — protein sequence MVDFFIHRPVFATVCALLIILAGAAVIPTLPISLYPQLAPPQVTVTSNYVGANAQVVESAVTIPLEQQINGVEGMHYMTSTSSNDGTSSINVTFNTGYDLNIAAVDVQNRVNTAQGRLPQEIKNTGITITKANPNFVFAAGFYSPDGSLSNQYISNYLDVYVKDPLKRIKGVGDVVIFGERKYAMRIWLDPSKLAARGLTATDVINAIQEQNIEIPSGQLGRPPAPKDQDFQITLRVVGRLSDPKEFEQIILKSTPNGLVQLKDVGHAELGAETYDSNLEYSGHQAIGIGVQQLSDANALDVDKAAKAALAELAKSFPPGMKYVIAFDTTTVIGDSIKEVISTLEEAIVIVIAVIFLFLLDWRATVIPAITIPVSLVGTFAFIKAFGFSINSLTMFGIILATGLVVDDAIVVIENVQRHISLEHCDPHKATSEAMAEVTSAVIATSLVLISVFVPVSFFPGTTGILYKQFAMTIAFSIAISAFNALTLSPALAALFLRGEEEKYKMLDWTRVRFLANGYAAFVRGVEGFILWLGRTYARVIHVTLKLRYIVLLLFFAGIAATVYMYRTVPTGFIPQEDQNYLICVVQTPPGASLNYTTELSHRAEQVILQDPDVFGTFAVPGFSLSGGSAPNYGLIFVPLKPIDERRGSSHSASAVAQRLSPKLFGVPGGIIAVFEPPAVQGIGSFGGFEFQLQDTGRNTLQDLDMVAHKIVAASRQRKDLTGLFTSYTANDPQLLLQIDREKAKAIGVPISEVTNALNVYMGSEYINDFDFNNRSYRVYIQADQPFRMKPSDLRQFYVRASNGSMVPLDNIVRISQTSGPQVIYHFNMFRSAEIDGSAAPGYSSSQGLKAMQELFEQNKLQGMTYSWSGLALEEVESQGKAIIIFGLGIIVVYLTLAAQYESFALPFIIMLSVPMAVLGALGLISFRGFPNDVYVQIGLLMLVGLAAKNAILIVEFAEQLREHGRSIMDAAIEAAELRLRPILMTSIAFILGVLPLYFATGAGAKGRNSVGTVIVGGMVVSTFLNLIFIPVLYVLLSTLLSKMKRQRRRPEGCEEETIGEESAAVSS from the coding sequence GTGGTAGATTTTTTTATTCATCGTCCGGTATTTGCGACCGTTTGCGCGCTGCTGATTATTCTGGCCGGCGCTGCTGTCATTCCGACGTTACCGATTTCCTTGTATCCACAGCTGGCTCCGCCCCAGGTGACGGTAACGAGCAACTATGTAGGTGCCAATGCGCAGGTCGTGGAGTCGGCCGTTACGATTCCACTGGAGCAGCAGATCAATGGCGTCGAGGGGATGCACTATATGACCTCGACCAGCTCCAATGACGGCACCAGCAGTATCAACGTTACGTTTAACACCGGCTACGATCTGAACATCGCTGCGGTGGACGTCCAGAACCGCGTAAACACTGCGCAGGGGCGTTTGCCTCAGGAAATTAAAAATACTGGCATCACCATTACCAAGGCAAATCCTAACTTTGTGTTTGCCGCCGGTTTTTATTCCCCCGATGGGAGCCTTTCGAATCAATACATTTCGAACTATCTGGATGTTTACGTCAAAGATCCGCTGAAGCGCATCAAGGGCGTGGGCGACGTGGTGATTTTCGGTGAGCGCAAATATGCAATGCGCATCTGGCTGGACCCCTCCAAGCTGGCAGCACGCGGGCTCACGGCCACCGATGTCATCAATGCCATCCAGGAGCAGAACATTGAAATACCCTCAGGCCAATTAGGACGTCCGCCTGCTCCCAAGGACCAGGACTTCCAGATTACGCTGCGCGTCGTCGGACGGCTCAGTGATCCTAAGGAATTTGAGCAGATCATTCTGAAGAGCACACCGAATGGACTGGTCCAGCTGAAAGATGTCGGCCATGCCGAGCTGGGAGCGGAGACCTATGACAGCAATCTGGAATATAGCGGACACCAGGCCATCGGTATCGGTGTACAGCAGCTCTCCGATGCGAATGCGCTCGATGTGGACAAGGCAGCCAAGGCCGCCCTGGCAGAGCTGGCCAAGTCCTTCCCTCCGGGAATGAAATACGTCATCGCCTTTGATACGACGACGGTCATCGGCGATTCGATCAAGGAGGTCATCTCGACACTGGAAGAGGCGATTGTCATCGTGATCGCCGTGATCTTCCTCTTCCTTCTGGACTGGCGAGCCACGGTCATCCCTGCCATTACCATCCCTGTCTCTCTGGTAGGGACCTTCGCCTTTATCAAGGCCTTCGGCTTTTCGATCAACTCTCTCACCATGTTTGGCATCATTCTGGCAACCGGCCTGGTGGTCGATGATGCCATCGTCGTGATCGAAAACGTACAGCGGCACATCTCCCTGGAGCATTGCGATCCGCACAAGGCCACCTCCGAGGCCATGGCCGAGGTCACCAGCGCTGTGATTGCCACCTCGCTGGTGCTGATTTCGGTCTTTGTTCCGGTATCGTTCTTCCCCGGCACCACAGGCATTCTTTATAAGCAGTTCGCGATGACGATTGCATTTTCCATCGCGATTTCAGCCTTCAACGCGCTGACACTTTCCCCGGCCCTGGCCGCGCTGTTTTTACGGGGCGAAGAGGAAAAGTACAAAATGCTGGACTGGACCCGCGTTCGTTTTCTTGCAAATGGCTATGCGGCCTTTGTGCGCGGAGTGGAAGGGTTCATCCTGTGGTTGGGCCGGACGTATGCCCGGGTCATTCACGTAACGCTGAAGCTGCGCTACATTGTGCTTCTGCTCTTCTTTGCGGGCATTGCGGCCACGGTCTACATGTATCGAACGGTCCCGACCGGGTTCATTCCGCAGGAAGACCAGAATTATCTGATTTGCGTGGTGCAGACGCCTCCGGGGGCCTCGCTGAACTATACAACGGAGCTTTCACATCGCGCAGAGCAGGTGATTTTGCAGGACCCAGACGTATTCGGAACCTTTGCCGTGCCCGGCTTCAGCTTGTCGGGCGGAAGTGCACCCAACTATGGGCTAATTTTTGTCCCCCTCAAGCCGATTGATGAGCGCCGCGGGAGTTCGCACAGTGCCTCAGCAGTGGCGCAAAGACTTTCGCCGAAACTTTTCGGGGTCCCCGGTGGCATTATCGCGGTCTTTGAGCCTCCTGCAGTGCAGGGCATTGGCAGCTTCGGCGGGTTTGAGTTTCAGCTACAGGACACCGGACGCAACACCCTCCAGGACCTGGACATGGTTGCCCATAAGATTGTGGCTGCAAGCCGCCAGCGCAAAGACCTGACCGGCCTGTTTACCAGCTATACCGCAAACGATCCGCAGCTTTTGCTGCAAATTGATCGTGAAAAGGCCAAGGCCATCGGTGTACCAATCAGCGAGGTCACCAATGCGCTGAACGTTTATATGGGGTCGGAGTACATCAATGACTTTGACTTCAATAACCGGTCCTATCGCGTCTATATTCAGGCCGACCAGCCGTTCCGCATGAAGCCGAGCGATTTGCGGCAGTTTTATGTGCGAGCAAGCAACGGCAGTATGGTGCCTCTGGATAACATCGTCCGTATTTCGCAGACTTCTGGCCCGCAGGTGATTTATCACTTCAACATGTTCCGCTCGGCGGAGATTGATGGTTCTGCGGCCCCCGGCTACAGTTCCAGCCAGGGACTGAAAGCCATGCAGGAGCTGTTTGAGCAAAACAAACTGCAGGGCATGACGTATTCCTGGAGCGGTCTGGCACTCGAAGAAGTCGAATCCCAGGGCAAAGCCATCATTATCTTCGGGCTGGGGATCATCGTCGTATATCTCACACTGGCGGCGCAGTATGAAAGCTTCGCGCTGCCTTTCATCATCATGCTCTCCGTGCCAATGGCCGTGCTCGGCGCTCTGGGCCTGATTTCTTTCCGCGGGTTCCCGAACGATGTCTATGTGCAGATTGGACTTCTGATGCTGGTGGGACTTGCGGCCAAGAACGCCATCCTGATCGTGGAGTTTGCCGAGCAGTTGCGCGAGCACGGACGCTCCATTATGGATGCGGCGATTGAGGCGGCAGAACTGCGACTGCGGCCCATTCTGATGACTTCCATTGCGTTCATTCTCGGGGTACTTCCTCTTTACTTTGCGACCGGTGCAGGCGCCAAAGGAAGAAATTCGGTGGGAACCGTCATCGTGGGTGGCATGGTCGTCTCAACCTTTCTGAATCTGATCTTCATTCCGGTTTTGTATGTCCTGCTCAGCACGCTGCTTAGCAAGATGAAACGTCAGAGGCGGAGACCGGAAGGCTGCGAGGAAGAGACGATCGGCGAGGAGAGCGCCGCCGTATCTTCTTAA
- a CDS encoding tetratricopeptide repeat protein has translation MATGFLLVGLPLPAYQAADLQQLLRTEEMAKNSGDPTKVGVAAQRLTDEALREMQEVHSALKDPHLTPTQHKQLGTREQQLREVISTGFNDWGTAEARQQRYQEALQHFEEAETWDPAVPGLLRNLGVAAFRLENYSKAMSALTQVTKTDPGDQTARLMLAMSLFSLEKFSDAASQFSLIPDLTLQDTRTAYAWAFSLARTGQQSRASQIADTLSARDLEPGIRFLVCQLYTTAENYAQAVPCFRRISAENPAMPRVHYETGATLIRLGHPSDAIPELREELKINPNDPDTEYDLAYALLETAQRDEALTLLEKVVAQKPDYFQAQYELGKTLLENNRVPEAIEHLEAAEKLDPSADYIHYQLQSAYRRSGRTDDANRELAIYKQIKASQRNSGPAHETSGP, from the coding sequence ATGGCAACCGGTTTTTTGCTTGTCGGGCTTCCCCTGCCCGCGTATCAGGCTGCGGACCTGCAACAGCTTCTCCGCACAGAAGAAATGGCGAAAAACTCAGGAGACCCGACCAAGGTAGGGGTTGCAGCCCAGAGGCTTACCGACGAGGCCCTCCGCGAGATGCAGGAGGTCCATTCTGCTCTGAAAGACCCTCACCTCACGCCTACACAGCACAAGCAGCTTGGCACCAGAGAACAACAGCTCCGCGAAGTAATCAGTACTGGATTCAATGATTGGGGCACGGCCGAGGCCCGCCAGCAACGGTACCAAGAGGCACTCCAGCACTTTGAAGAAGCAGAAACATGGGACCCGGCAGTCCCTGGACTGCTACGGAACCTGGGCGTTGCTGCCTTTCGCCTTGAAAATTACTCGAAGGCCATGAGCGCGCTGACTCAGGTCACGAAGACCGACCCCGGCGACCAGACGGCCCGCCTCATGCTGGCCATGTCTTTGTTTTCTTTGGAAAAATTCTCAGATGCAGCCTCACAGTTCTCTCTCATTCCTGACCTGACGCTGCAGGACACACGGACTGCATATGCGTGGGCCTTTTCTCTGGCCCGGACCGGCCAGCAGTCCCGCGCCAGCCAGATTGCCGATACGCTTTCGGCCCGCGATCTGGAGCCCGGTATCCGCTTTCTGGTCTGCCAGCTCTACACAACAGCAGAGAACTATGCCCAGGCCGTCCCTTGTTTCCGCAGAATTTCAGCTGAAAACCCTGCCATGCCCCGCGTCCACTATGAAACAGGAGCAACGCTCATTCGGCTGGGCCACCCCTCCGATGCGATTCCGGAATTGCGGGAAGAGTTAAAAATCAACCCGAACGACCCAGACACCGAATACGACCTGGCTTATGCGCTTCTTGAAACTGCCCAACGCGACGAAGCACTTACCTTGCTCGAAAAAGTAGTGGCCCAAAAACCAGACTACTTTCAGGCCCAATATGAACTCGGCAAGACCCTGCTTGAAAACAATCGCGTTCCTGAAGCAATCGAGCATCTGGAAGCTGCTGAAAAGCTCGATCCTTCGGCTGACTATATTCATTACCAATTGCAGTCCGCCTATCGGCGCTCTGGCCGCACAGATGATGCCAACCGTGAGCTGGCCATCTATAAGCAAATCAAAGCCAGCCAGCGTAATTCGGGGCCGGCGCATGAAACCTCTGGCCCCTGA
- a CDS encoding glycoside hydrolase family 15 protein, with amino-acid sequence MAETAPQYRWIEGQGNAFGAPGLEPRWTSSAKDAVGTAYSSSSRAWYTVSHGILNEVYYPTIDRPQIRDMQLLVTDGETFFHEERRDLHHEFEYIDADSLAVRVRNRDIEGRYSITKEIINDPHYPVVLTRVRMEGDASLLRRLKVYALLSPHIEGGGMGNSARVADVAGSRVLIAWKNHTSLVLAADCGFSRASCGYVGASDGWQDLKQNFRMDWEFGSALDGNVAVMGEVHCAADGLREGELAFTLALGFGDGHHAALAVTMAALAKPFEDHLRRFIEQWHRAASPRELAASAGDGGRLMQISHNIILAHEDKTYGGAFIASASIPWGYAKGDDDLGGYHLVWTRDMVQSATALLACGRIETARRALVYLACTQKPDGGFAQNFWIDGTPYWTGIQLDEVAFPIILAWRLWKLDGLGKFDVVPFVERAAGFLVRYAPVTQQERWEEAAGYSPSTLAAVISALVCAAEIARAHGSVELAQFLEEHADWLESHLEDWTVTNNGVLHPEVKRHYMRIRPPECGEPYAHEECGTEMVRIANGKPGENNEYQAREIIDAGFLELVRYGVRRADDPLVVDSLKVVDHVLKVETPKGPCWYRYNHDGYGQREDGGPFLGFGKGRPWPLLVGERAHYELAAGGDFKSLIATMERFASEGGMLPEQIWEEPDRYGLICGGPAGSAMPLVWAHAEYLKLLRSVTDGRVFDRISIVEARYRERRKSQIEVFKLRRPLRRIAAGKTLRITAQERFQVVWSTDGWKTRQSILSSTVGYAGSYADIPTAQKQNGTISFTLFWTERQQWEGRNFDVQLEEGAWPAGTPSATR; translated from the coding sequence ATGGCCGAAACGGCGCCGCAATACCGCTGGATCGAAGGACAAGGAAACGCATTTGGAGCGCCGGGGCTGGAGCCTCGATGGACTTCCAGTGCAAAGGACGCGGTGGGGACAGCGTATTCCTCATCCAGCCGCGCCTGGTACACCGTTTCCCATGGCATTCTGAACGAAGTCTATTACCCCACCATTGACCGTCCGCAAATCCGGGACATGCAGTTGCTGGTGACGGACGGGGAGACCTTTTTCCACGAAGAGCGGCGGGACCTTCATCACGAATTTGAATATATAGACGCGGATTCGCTGGCGGTACGTGTTCGGAACCGCGACATCGAAGGGCGTTACTCCATCACGAAAGAAATCATCAACGACCCCCACTACCCCGTAGTATTGACGCGCGTGCGCATGGAAGGCGACGCCAGCCTGTTACGGCGACTCAAGGTGTATGCATTGCTTTCGCCGCATATTGAAGGCGGTGGGATGGGGAACAGTGCCCGCGTGGCTGATGTTGCGGGGAGCCGCGTTCTGATTGCCTGGAAGAACCACACTTCTCTGGTCCTGGCTGCCGATTGCGGGTTTTCGCGCGCCAGTTGTGGCTATGTGGGCGCGAGTGACGGATGGCAGGACCTGAAGCAGAACTTCCGGATGGACTGGGAATTCGGCTCAGCGTTGGATGGGAATGTGGCCGTGATGGGGGAAGTCCACTGCGCTGCGGATGGTCTTAGGGAAGGGGAGCTTGCTTTCACCCTTGCGCTGGGGTTTGGTGATGGGCACCATGCGGCGCTGGCTGTCACGATGGCGGCTTTGGCCAAGCCGTTTGAGGACCACCTGAGGCGCTTTATTGAACAGTGGCACCGGGCAGCCAGTCCCCGCGAATTGGCCGCCAGTGCTGGGGATGGCGGCCGGCTGATGCAGATTAGCCACAATATCATCCTTGCCCATGAAGACAAGACCTATGGCGGAGCATTTATTGCCTCTGCTTCCATTCCCTGGGGATACGCCAAGGGCGATGATGACCTGGGAGGATACCATCTGGTCTGGACGCGGGACATGGTGCAGAGCGCTACGGCGCTGCTGGCCTGCGGCCGCATAGAAACGGCCCGGCGCGCACTGGTTTATCTGGCCTGCACCCAGAAGCCGGATGGCGGCTTTGCGCAAAATTTCTGGATCGACGGCACGCCTTACTGGACGGGTATCCAGCTCGATGAAGTGGCCTTCCCGATCATTCTGGCGTGGCGCTTGTGGAAGCTGGATGGCCTGGGAAAGTTTGACGTGGTTCCGTTTGTGGAGCGTGCAGCGGGTTTTCTGGTGCGATACGCTCCGGTGACCCAGCAGGAGCGATGGGAAGAGGCAGCAGGATATTCGCCTTCAACCCTCGCCGCTGTCATTTCTGCGTTGGTATGCGCGGCAGAGATCGCACGCGCGCACGGTTCCGTGGAACTTGCGCAATTCCTTGAAGAGCACGCGGACTGGCTTGAAAGCCATCTGGAAGACTGGACGGTGACCAACAACGGTGTGCTGCATCCGGAAGTGAAGCGGCATTACATGCGAATTCGTCCGCCGGAATGCGGAGAACCCTATGCGCATGAAGAGTGCGGTACCGAGATGGTCCGCATCGCCAATGGCAAGCCAGGGGAGAATAACGAGTACCAGGCGCGCGAAATTATCGATGCCGGCTTTCTTGAGCTTGTGCGCTATGGCGTCCGCCGGGCCGATGATCCTCTGGTCGTGGATTCATTAAAGGTTGTGGATCATGTGCTAAAAGTAGAGACGCCGAAGGGGCCATGCTGGTACCGCTACAACCATGATGGATATGGCCAGCGTGAAGATGGCGGGCCATTCCTGGGCTTTGGCAAAGGGCGTCCTTGGCCCCTGCTGGTTGGTGAGCGGGCGCATTATGAGCTGGCTGCGGGGGGAGACTTTAAGTCCCTGATTGCCACCATGGAACGCTTTGCTTCTGAAGGAGGCATGCTGCCCGAACAGATATGGGAGGAACCGGACAGATATGGCCTGATTTGCGGAGGACCAGCAGGTTCAGCCATGCCTCTGGTATGGGCCCATGCCGAGTACTTGAAGTTATTGCGTTCGGTCACCGACGGAAGGGTCTTCGACCGCATCTCTATAGTAGAGGCGCGCTACCGGGAAAGGCGCAAAAGCCAGATTGAGGTCTTCAAGCTGCGTCGGCCTCTGCGAAGGATTGCGGCAGGAAAGACGCTGAGGATCACGGCGCAGGAGCGATTTCAGGTGGTGTGGAGTACAGATGGGTGGAAGACGCGGCAGTCCATCCTTAGTTCAACCGTAGGCTATGCCGGATCGTATGCAGACATCCCGACCGCCCAAAAACAGAACGGGACCATTTCATTTACCCTGTTCTGGACAGAGAGGCAGCAGTGGGAAGGCCGGAACTTTGATGTGCAGCTGGAGGAGGGGGCCTGGCCGGCGGGCACGCCTTCTGCTACACGGTAG